The proteins below come from a single Alnus glutinosa chromosome 9, dhAlnGlut1.1, whole genome shotgun sequence genomic window:
- the LOC133877457 gene encoding beta-glucosidase 12-like — MAFQGCLRIGLPVVFGSFTCKSAASTPSPTPTPIPSLNRSSFPPGFIFGTASASYQYEGAVNEGGRGPSIWDTFTHTYPDKISDGSNGDVAVDQFHRYKEDVGIMKEMEVDAYRFSISWSRILPNGKLSGGVNQDGIRYYNKLINELLDKGLKPFATLFHWDLPQTLEDEYGGFLSPRIADDFRDYAEVCFKEFGDRVKHWITLNESYTFSSSGYVVGTSAPGRCSSWQNLNCTGGDSGTEPYLVSHHQLLAHAAAVQVYKQKYQAEQKGVIGITLVTSWFVPFSDSTDNRNAAQRALDFTLGWFLDPLTNGDYPHSMRALVGKRLPQFTEEQAKLVKGSFDFLGLNYYTANYASDAPGLNSGKPSYLTDSLVNLTTERNGIPIGPQAGSSWLFVYPSGFLDLLLYVKEKYNNPLIYITENGVDEVNNPNLSLGDALVDNHRIEYHHSHLSYLRQAIMEGVNIKGYFAWSLLDNFEWDAGYTVRFGIYYVDFKNGLKRHPKLSADWFKNFLKK; from the exons ATGGCATTTCAAGGCTGTCTACGCATTGGTCTCCCGGTCGTTTTTGGCTCATTTACTTGTAAAAGCGCTGCTAGTACTCCAAGCCCTACCCCTACCCCTATCCCTTCACTCAACCGGAGCAGTTTTCCTCCTGGTTTCATTTTCGGGACGGCATCAGCGTCTTACCAG TATGAAGGTGCAGTAAATGAAGGCGGCAGAGGACCAAGCATATGGGACACTTTCACCCATACATATCCAG ATAAGATATCGGATGGCAGTAATGGAGATGTGGCTGTTGATCAATTCCATCGCTACAAG GAAGACGTCGGAATTATGAAGGAGATGGAAGTAGATGCATACAGGTTCTCAATATCATGGTCTCGAATTTTACCAA ACGGAAAGCTAAGTGGGGGTGTGAACCAAGATGGAATTAGATACTACAACAAGCTCATCAATGAGCTCCTGGACAAAG GTCTAAAGCCCTTTGCGACACTTTTTCATTGGGATTTACCCCAAACCTTAGAAGATGAGTATGGTGGTTTCTTAAGTCCTCGCATTGC TGATGACTTTCGGGACTACGCTGAGGTTTGCTTCAAGGAATTTGGTGACCGTGTAAAGCATTGGATCACACTAAATGAGTCATACACCTTCAGCAGTAGTGGTTATGTAGTTGGGACATCAGCACCTGGTCGATGTTCCAGTTGGCAAAATCTGAACTGCACCGGTGGAGATTCAGGCACAGAGCCATATTTGGTCTCCCATCACCAGCTTCTTGCTCACGCAGCCGCTGTTCAAgtctacaaacaaaaatatcag GCCGAACAAAAAGGTGTAATAGGGATTACGCTAGTGACTAGCTGGTTTGTGCCATTCTCTGATTCGACGGACAACCGTAATGCTGCGCAACGTGCCCTTGATTTCACGTTAGGATG GTTTTTAGACCCCTTGACAAATGGTGACTATCCCCATAGCATGCGAGCTCTCGTTGGAAAGCGATTGCCCCAGTTCACAGAAGAGCAAGCGAAGCTGGTAAAAGGGTCATTTGACTTTCTCGGATTAAACTACTATACTGCCAATTATGCTTCCGACGCACCTGGCCTTAATTCTGGCAAGCCAAGCTACTTGACTGATTCTCTTGTTAATCTCACCa CTGAGCGCAATGGGATCCCCATTGGTCCACAG GCTGGATCAAGTTGGCTCTTTGTTTACCCTTCAGGATTTCTGGATCTTTTGCTTTATGTCAAGGAGAAGTACAATAATCCACTAATCTATATTACCGAGAATG GAGTTGATGAGGTCAATAATCCCAACTTGTCGCTCGGGGATGCCCTTGTGGACAACCACAGAATTGAATATCACCATAGCCATCTTTCCTATCTTCGTCAGGCTATCAT gGAAGGCGTAAACATTAAAGGATACTTTGCATGGTCATTATTAGACAACTTCGAATGGGATGCAGGATACACCGTTCGGTTTGGCATCTATTATGTAGACTTTAAGAATGGACTTAAAAGACACCCTAAGCTTTCAGCTGATTGGTTCAAGAATTTCCTGAAGAAGTAG